The following DNA comes from Epinephelus moara isolate mb chromosome 2, YSFRI_EMoa_1.0, whole genome shotgun sequence.
tggaaacatggtggtgcaataTGGCGATCTTCGTAGgtgaggacccactccctgtgtagatataaacagctctaAGGTAACTAAAACACATGATTTATATTtctaggtgattatacactaaagtaTACATTATATTGGTATTAATTTctgctaaatcctacacactggaccttaaatataatatataatatgtcATTTAAAGGGACCATTTTACTGCACTTTGGGTACATTTTGATAGTACTTTGGTTAAATgcagtgtttaatgtgtttcacACTGTTTAATTGATACCTCTACTttagtaaaggatctgagttcTTCTTCCATCACTGTGATCAGGTAAATGTGTGTATAATAAAACAGATGTGTGCACAGGCAGGCATGTTGGCAgaaagtgacacaaaaacatttggagGTTGAAGCTAAAAAAGTAAAACTCTCTTATTGTgagttatattttattttttcagtatcCAGTATGAATGGTTAAAAATATATCAGTcgtgtgctttttaaaaaactgtgatGCTACTACTATgatgtgttcatttttttcatgttcgCTGTGCAGATATTGACGGGAAACAAAAGTGCAATCATGGCATAAAAGCTGCATGAATGTGTGGCCTGGAGTTGGCTGGAGGCCGTTGTCACAACATCTGTTACAAGAATTAAGTGTCACAGCGGTTTAAAGGCTGCAACAGAAGAACAGACACTGAATAAACAGCGTGCATACCTCACACTTCACCAGTATGGTATGTGCAATTCAAGTAACATTGTCTGGTGTGTTTGATACTCATTACACAAATACAGATGTAGCATGTCACAGCCTGTTCACTTGTCTTTATCCAGAGCTTCTCTATAAGAAAACTGAAACGGGCAAAAAAACAGGTTGTGGTTCATTTCCCAAAGTGGGATATGACTTTGTTTGGTTCATGAGCACGTGTCATGCAAACACAGCAGAGTTTTTCCAGTCTGAGTACACCAGGAAGCCGGTGAAGGTGCTGTCTGTCTTGGTGCTGGAGTAAAATCCATTGTACTCTGACAGAGCCATCTGGACCCACACCTGGTCGCCAGGGATGAGGTGGAGCAGGGTGCCGCCTGACAGAGACGCTGGTTTGGGCCAGTTGCCGTAGAACTGAAAGTAAGATGCCACTGCATGTGCGTTTTTCATCAGGTCAAACTGGAGGCTGGCGCGGTAGACTGTGGCGTGGACAGCAAAGTAGTAAACCCCTGGCACTTTGCAGGTGAAGCGCCCCGTCTCTGGGTTGTAGTCCCCCTGTTCGTTGATCACGACCTTATCGAAGCGGACTACATTGCCCACAGTGAGGGGTAAAGTTTGGCCCTCAGATATTTTGACACTGAAGGCAGATTTGGGGGCCACTGCGCACTCTCCTGGCTGCCCCCTCTCCCCCTTCTGTCCTGGGTCGCCTCTGTCCCCGGTCAGGCCTCGCACTCCTGTCTCACCTGGAGGAACACAGACATGAGTATCCACTGTGGacatttatcacacacacacacacacacacacacacacacacacacacacacacatagatacacAAAATAGAGCACCTGGGGTTCCAGTGTTCCCCTTCTCTCCCTTCTCCCCTGGAGCAGCATCTCTCCCATCCCTCCCGTCTCTCCCCGGCTGCCCAGGACTGCCATGAACTCCAGGAGAGCCTGGGATACCAGGGTGACCAGTACACAGACTGGGAGGGATCTTGTTGTCCTCTAACTGGCTGGAAAGATGGActtggaggaagaggagggagtgCAGCAAGGGCAAGAGCCTGAGTGAGGTCATTGCAGTATCACGGCTGAGGGACAAAAGAGAAATAGACCTTAGAGTCCTGAATAAAGGAAACATTACGGTTTACAAACAACTCTGTGGAGGAGGTGCACCAGAGTCTGAACTGATATACATACAGTGGGATAATAGTGATCTGGTTAAACATAAGTGCACCACAAAAGCCACTATAAACATCACTTTAAATCAAACTTTAGCAGATTACAGACACAGGTTGAGCACATATAAATGCTGAAATTGCAGCACGCAGGTGTGTAAACACAGTGAAATGAGTGTTTTACAACATAATTTAAGGACTTAGCATATAATATTCAGTTTACCTACAAACACACTGTGGCACAGGAGTTTAGCTGCAGATAAAGATAATCTATCCTCTCAGGCAGAACTGTTGctttaaaaatatgaattataataacaatacttgtttttttaaacaaattccTCACTTGGTTTGAGGGCAAAATGAATCTGAAATAACCGTATTACATTACAGAGTTGGCATTATTCATCAGAGGTCAGTGCTGCCAAAACTGAAAGGAAATAACCACTAATGCAGAACAGATGACTCACGAAATTCCTTCTGCACTCAGGTAGATATCTTTATAAGATCTTATAGTGtaaaaaacattacaatatGTCTATAAGTGGAGATTTGACTGAAACAACACCCATGTGGAGCTTGTGTATATTAACACAGGTGCAGTTTTTGGTTCCAACTGGTGATTCAGCTTTCTCAAATAATGGTTTGGGAGTCATGACACTAAGAACAGCATGCTCTGTTTCAGGGAAGGCACGTGGCGGGACGTGATGaagggaaaaagaagaaaaaaatgaccagAAATAAAAGAAGACTCATCACCAGCCGACTGAAAATAGAAAAGagttttgcttttcatgtgtcACCATTGTCCATGATCCCAAAGTGATTTAACTTCCACACTTATTTCAACTTTTTAAGTGTTTTGCTTCAGTAACTCAAAATATAATTGAAGTGTTTAACACAACTTCAGAGGTAGGACCAAGTCACTGTtttgcaagtctcaagtctttttaGTGGAGTCCCAAATGAAGGCCTAAGTCCTAAACTTTAAGTTTggtggactgtgggaggaagccggagtaaacccacactgacacggggagaacatgcaaatgctgcacagaagggctcccccaccccagctTTGGACCAGAAATCCTCTTGCTGTTAGGTGACTacactaaccactgcaccaccgtgccatcATAAAAAAGGACAAATGTTTGTTGGAAACTTTGACGTCGCTGTCTGTCATTTTTGACTCGTACGTTTTGAATAATgcaatctgttttttgttggcCACCACACGTTTTTGCACGTAAACAAATtatctttgatgtcattttttcCAATTGGCGTTCAGTAATGTAATGTTTGCTCTtaatggttctctcctgcaacttgattggatgctgtcggTATCAGACTGGAGCCAACAAAAAGGACTGAAATGCAGGACTCAAAACCACAGTCTTTTTAGTGGAAAAAAAGGAGGTCGGTGTACAGATAATCAgtccaaaaaacacaagcaaatgtaTCCAAAGACAGCAGGCTTAAGCAGGGTCTAAAATCTGGTCAAATCCAACAAGAACACTGggaacacacactcaaacaactGAGAACAAACTGGCAACAGAAAAGGGCAGCACAAGGACTAAATACACAAGGGAGGAGGGGtaatgagggacaggtgaaaccaatcaggGTGGGGCAGGTAATCACACAGGCGGGAAACACACAGCGGCAGGAAGTAAAGTGCCTGAAACAAGAGACAAGGGTgagtgtcaaaataaaacaggaaatactaaCAAAAGCTGAAAACATGACCTTAAAGGGGACCTCAGAGTGTCACAGTCAGACTGAGTAAATCTGGGGAATTAAGTATCAACTTGTTGGGGAATAAATGGTACTAAcgttagttgattcaggaaataatTTGTGGCACACTCTTttcaaataacacattttataatCTTAGGTTTCAAGTCACAGTGAAGTCTCGAGTCATTTAAGTTTTATTAagtcgagtctaaagtcatggaatatgtgacttgagtctgacttgagtctaagtcatgtgactcaagtccacacctctgcatTACACAATGGTATAATTGCATGTATGGGAGACTGGGTACAACAACAGGGTGGTTGTTACAGCATCACTTTCACCATTTTAACCCATGAGTCATGTAATACATTTTTTCCTGACCTTGGatgcaaaatgtcaaagttgTGTGAAGAAGTACACGGATTTTACAgccaaaacacatattttaaatatgaaaGTACACTTTTGAACCAAGTCTATATTTGATCTGTAAAAGTGAGGCAGGTACAGGTTAGCAAGTTGGTTATTAGTGTGTTTATCAGgttttttaagtgtatttttttgtaattgtgtaATTGTTTAACTCTTTACTCTTATACCTTGACTTCACATAGCTCTGTGTATGTGAATCAACTgaaagtccattcattcctatgagatccttcattttgtttgtttgtttgggtccACAATTTGCcttgaaaaaaactgaacttGTGGCAGATTTCAGGCTCACTGTACTGTGTCTCTGAGCCTCAAAAAGTTAGCATAAAAAACGTATTAGCTAACAGACTGATATATGTACAGctctatttatacatttttttctatgtGTAAACTTTGGTAGCatgtttagctagctaacactggtAGCATGCTAGCCATGTAATACATAGAGTTCATGCATAGTGGATTATACATCTTTTAAcgaaatatttcacaataatggCGACTCACCTGACAGTCCAACCTCCTCACTTATTCAACTGGACATTGAAAAACACTCAAAATTAATTTTCCTGCCCTTCCTGCAGTGGTGTTTTTATCCATTCATAAAGATATTCATTTCCTTGCGCTGGACGCCAGAGGGGAGACTACGTATATTTTACAGAAATACGGATACAAAACTAAATTGGGTGGAAATAAGGCATTATTGTCATGCCCTAGGTCCTTTTACAACCTACCCCAGAAGTGGGGCAGGTGGTAACAATGGAAAGAGTACTTTATTTCTAAACTTAAGAGCTCCAACACAAAAATTCAAAAAGGTAGACAGAAAGTGTTACAACCATACCCAGTCTCCCCTATTTCTAACACTTGTGTCTCTGAGGGACGGGCAGACTTGGCCGTTAGAAAATctctgtttttaaattcaggaggatgaaaataatacaaattCCAGAGCTGATGACTAATCATATCTTCTAAACAAACCGTGGCACGGCTGGTCTCTAAACAGATGTTTCTAATAAAGGTTTGATGAGATGCTGAATACCAGACGGACTTCTCAGAAACTACTCACAGACAGTCACACCTAACAGCCAAAAGGGTCATCTTtaaactctctctctgtctgtctgatcctgtttcctgtttgtgtatGAATCCTCAGCTGACCCAGCAGGGACAGTACGAGAGATACCAGACTGTACTGCTACCTCACAAAGTATGTCTGTGTTACAGCACCCTGGCTCACAGTGCTGCTCTTTTATCTGCTTTTTCTGCAGGGTTTTTGGTGGGCTCGTCTACACTGTCGCCCTGTTTGGCCGTCTGTCTGGCAGCAGGACAGGCGTCACAGGACCATAAAGTGAACTGATGAGCTGAACAGCAGGACTCACACAGCTGTCTAACAGTGCCAGCTCTCGTGTGGACTCATGTTTATGGTTAAAACTCGCTGTTTGTGGTGTGTGACAATGATGAGAATAGTTAGGAGTTTTTTCTCATCTATCCGGAGGTCTCCTAATTGGAACTGAGAGTTTACATCCACAACAGCTGCAAAATAAGAGcgggaggaggcggaggaggaggtgggggaggacgaacacagaaagaaacagtgagagaagaaaggaggagggagagagaaatgcATGTCAGCATTCCTGGCAGAAGGGAGAGCAGACAAGAAGACAAATACTGGAGAGTCTGAACAGCTGTCTGCCACCACTCCTCAGATCATTAGAAACATGACCGTTTTCAataagcacacaaaaaaaataaatctgctgtTTACAGACCACTAATATGTGGACAACAGTGTTTACTGTGCAGCTACACACACTTCTGACCGAGTTTATCCTGCCACAGCAGCTCCTtgtctttgctttgtttttatgtggaCTCACGGTctgctgttttatttctttttgtgtgttttttataggTATATATGTACATTTTTGGCAATGTCTAACCAGCTAGACTTTGCACTACCTCGTATGAACTTTAAAGATCTGATGtctcttgtttctttttgtttttttggcatattGAGACCAGCTGAAGTGCACTGATATTATCCACGTTTACTGTAACCCCATGCACGTCTTTCATttttaaccctgtgttgctaAATAATGTCCTTAGCTAGTAATGGAAAGTACTGTCAATTAGTAGAATTTTGAGGTATTTGTACTGtgttttctgctactttatacttttacacCACTATATTTCAGATAGAATcgtgtactttttactgcatttaTCTGACATCTTTTAAAATGAGTCCTTATAAAGGGTTAAACAATCAATCAAGAGTTTACAATCAAATATCTAACAGTATATTTTAGTTAAACTCCAACTTGACCAGCTACAGCATTAAAATACTGCTTTACCATGACTGCATCAGTGACAATAATCTATTAATCTAATATATACTAATTTATAACAGACATATGCCACACTGTTGCATAAtaattacttttactttttatacttaaagtatattttgctgataatactattgtacttttactcaagtcagATTTTAAATGCAGTATTTTTGCAGTAAACAATTGTGTTTATTGGCTTTTTACACATTTTCCAACCAAGAACAATAACTAAAAACAAGTaaggtacaaaataaaacattaaaagattCAAAATAAATCATCAGAAATGCTACCTGTACAAATATTGAAAAAGTAAAAGCCTTCTTCCCCTCTAGAAATGTCATAAAACGATCCAATATCTTATCAAGCATAGAATATTTACCTTGAATTGTAAAGATAAGTTTTTCTAGGGCAGTCCAGTAAGCCAGGTATGTAAACTTATAGTTTATTTGGCCatagtgtgttttgtttgtactAAGTCAAATGCAGTATTTTTACTGTGGTGTTGCTACTTCTATGTCTCCCTCCACTGCCTTACAATATTCTATATAATCCATCAGTCACACACAATTATGCACTTTGAGGTAATTTAGTTCTTACAGGACACTCTGAAGTGAAAAAAAGATGCCAGTACTTCTGCTCTCAACGTTAAAACCATCAGACAGCTCAGCTCTGCACCCTGACGTGAGTAGGTTTCACCTGCATGCCCTGAAATTAAAAACACCGCAGAGCAGCATTCACCCACacttcagggaaaaaaaatcaaactctgACTTACCAGATGATGTAGTGAAGTCTttgggagctgctgctgctgaagtttGAGTGTGTCGAGGAGATCCCAGTGAAAGCTGTTCCTCCCAACCAGAGAGTCTGGCTGGGAAAAACTGAAAGGAAATGGTAATGAAATCCAATTAGAAagtggggtgggtgggagaggagggtggaggagcGAGAACAGGGAGGATACAGAGGAAAATATGTGATGTTAATCCAGCACAAATAAAAGAGAaactctgaaaaaaataataatgacaaaatgaatataaaaaggAGGGGTTTGGGTGGGATGTTTTGGGAGATTGCATAACAGTGTTTGGGAAGCGCTCCAAGACATAACCATGGAGAGTTCAGAGGGCTGTGGTCAGAGAGAGGCAAATGTCAGCCACAACAAACTGCAGCTGAGAATGAGCTCGCTTTATTGCACAAAAACAGCACTGCtttagaaagacagaaaagaaaggtAAAGAGAGATAAATACAGACGTCAACAGACATAAAGGCAAACAGACACAATCACATTTTCCTCTCTGTGATTTTCTTTATCTGCCTCAAAGATGAGGCAATTTTCTCCACCCAGATAACATCTTAATATCAGTCCTCGACTCAGTGAGACTTTCTGACAGTAATCCTTTTCTCCCTGTAATCCTTCAGTGGCGGTGTTAAGTTGATAAAGCAAGAGCTCTTAATATCTTTCTGGCAAGGAAGCCAAACTCGAGCTGGTCAGATTCAGCAGCTCCTTTGAAATCAGGCCAATGAAAAC
Coding sequences within:
- the c1qtnf5 gene encoding complement C1q tumor necrosis factor-related protein 5; protein product: MTSLRLLPLLHSLLFLQVHLSSQLEDNKIPPSLCTGHPGIPGSPGVHGSPGQPGRDGRDGRDAAPGEKGEKGNTGTPGETGVRGLTGDRGDPGQKGERGQPGECAVAPKSAFSVKISEGQTLPLTVGNVVRFDKVVINEQGDYNPETGRFTCKVPGVYYFAVHATVYRASLQFDLMKNAHAVASYFQFYGNWPKPASLSGGTLLHLIPGDQVWVQMALSEYNGFYSSTKTDSTFTGFLVYSDWKNSAVFA